One part of the Panthera leo isolate Ple1 chromosome D4, P.leo_Ple1_pat1.1, whole genome shotgun sequence genome encodes these proteins:
- the ZNF510 gene encoding zinc finger protein 510, translating into MRILNQTFLAESKVTEVRKNVFVGLQASVSFKDVTVEFTQEEWQQMGPIQRTLYRDVMLENYNNLVSVGNCIFKPAVIFKLEQGEEPWFLEEEFLNQSHQEDYRDDYLIKRNKKIKDNHFQEVISINNKLLTGEEEEILGKQFNLHIAPVSTKMSCKYDSWGVNLQNISQFIINNRNYSTKKPDCCSICENLSFKIKFERNHTGEKLYEYNRSGEAFSYKENPPESQKCQTLEQAFKYNEIGKTIYDEAACVTHKNIHTGEKSYKNDGFRGKNEKTTVFNYKRTGTGEKYPHLNQCGRSFCEKSALKEYNKFNMAVKHECNASGNNFYRKSYFTQPQITVTEENSLVCNDRRQTGDKSFEYHEDRKSYHISAHKVRQQSHSEVKPYKCNECGKSFFQKGHLIQHQRTHTGEKPFECNECGKTFSQKSHLSTHQRIHRAEKPYKCNECGKTFVQKSTLRGHQRIHTGEKPYKCSECGKTFVQKSTLRDHHRIHTGEKSFQCNECGKTFGQKSNLRIHQRTHSGEKTYQCNECEKSFWRKDHLIQHQKTHTGEKPFKCNECGKTFARTSTLRVHQRIHTGEKPFKCNECGKKFVRKAILSDHQRIHTGEKPFQCNKCGKPFGQKSNLRIHQRIHSGEIL; encoded by the exons GCATCAGTGTCATTCAAGGACGTGACTGTGGAGTTCACCCAGGAGGAGTGGCAGCAAATGGGTCCAATTCAGAGGACCCTGTATAGagatgtgatgctggagaactacaACAACCTGGTCTCAGTGG GTAACTGTATTTTCAAACCAGCAGTAATCTTCAAATTGGAGCAAGGAGAGGAGCCTTGGTTCTTAGAGGAAGAATTCTTAAACCAGAGCCACCAAG aagATTACAGAGATGATTACCTGATCAAGAGGAacaagaaaatcaaagacaaccACTTTCAGGAAGTAATATCCATTAATAATAAACTATTGactggagaggaagaggaaattttgGGAAAACAGTTTAATCTGCACATAGCTCCTGTTTCAACAAAAATGTCCTGTAAATATGACTCATGGGgagtaaatttgcaaaatatttccCAATTTATCATTAATAATAGAAACTATTCAACAAAAAAACCAGATTGCTGTAGTATATGTGAAAATCTGTCTTTCAAAATTAAGTTTGAGAGAAATCACACTGGAGAGAAGTTATATGAATATAATAGAAGTGGGGAAGCTTTCAGTTATAAGGAAAATCCTCCTGAGAGTCAAAAGTGTCAAACGTTGGAGCAAgcttttaaatataatgaaattggAAAAACCATCTATGATGAGGCTGCCTGTGTTACACATAAGAATAttcacacaggagaaaaatcctataaaaatgatggatttaggggaaaaaatgaaaaaacaactgtCTTTAACTATAAAAGAACTGGGACAGGGGAGAAATACCCTCATCTTAACCAATGTGGGAGATCCTTCTGTGAGAAGTCAGCTCTCAAAGAATACAATAAATTCAACATGGCTGTGAAACATGAATGTAATGCAAGTGGGAATAATTTCTACAGGAAGTCATACTTCACTCAACCTCAGATAACTGTCACAGAAGAGAACTCATTAGTATGTAATGACAGAAGACAAACTGGGGATAAATCCTTTGAATATCATGAAGATAGGAAATCCTACCACATATCAGCCCACAAAGTACGACAGCAGAGTCACTCTGAAGTAAAACCCTATAAGTGTAATGAATGTGGtaaatctttctttcaaaaaggaCATCTCATTCaacatcagagaactcacacaggagagaaaccatttgaatgtaatgaatgtggaaaaacCTTCTCCCAGAAGTCACACCTCAGTacacatcagagaattcacagaGCAGAAAAACCCTATaagtgtaatgaatgtgggaaaacaTTTGTCCAGAAGTCAACCCTCAGGggacatcagagaattcatacaggAGAGAAGCCTTATAAatgtagtgaatgtgggaaaACTTTTGTTCAAAAGTCAACCCTCAGAGATCATCACAgaattcacacaggagagaaatcCTTTcagtgtaatgaatgtgggaaaacttTTGGTCAGAAGTCAAACCTCAGAATACATCAGAGAACACATAGTGGTGAGAAAACATATCAGTGTAACGAATGTGAAAAATCGTTCTGGCGAAAAGACCATCTCATTCAAcatcagaaaacacacacaggagagaaaccttttaaatgtaatgaatgtgggaaaacttTCGCCCGGACATCAACCCTTAGAGTGCATCAAAGAATTCATACTGGGGAGAAACCatttaaatgtaatgaatgtgggaaaaaaTTTGTCCGGAAGGCAATCCTTAGTgatcatcagagaattcatacaggagagaaaccttttCAGTGTAACAAATGTGGGAAACCTTTTGGCCAGAAATCAAACCTCAGAatacatcagagaattcacagtGGTGAAAtcttataa